Proteins from one Lachnospiraceae bacterium KGMB03038 genomic window:
- a CDS encoding phospho-N-acetylmuramoyl-pentapeptide-transferase, whose amino-acid sequence MDYTVFIPVLIAFALSVVMGPVIIPILRRLKMGQTEREDGVKSHLKKAGTPTMGGVIILLSVVITSLFYIRDYPKIIPILFVTLGFGLIGFLDDYLKVVMKRSDGLFPKQKMALQIVVTAVFAFYMVRFTDVSLAMLIPFTGGKYLDIGWLAIPLMFFAVIGTVNGVNFTDGLDGLASSVTVLVATFFTVVAIGTGSGIEPVTCAVVGALLGFLLFNVYPASVFMGDTGSLALGGFVASTAYMLQMPIFILIVGLIYLVEVLSVMIQVTYFKKTGGKRIFKMAPIHHHFELCGWSETRVVAVFSIITALLCLVALMAM is encoded by the coding sequence ATGGATTATACGGTATTTATCCCGGTGCTGATCGCGTTTGCGTTAAGCGTGGTCATGGGTCCGGTGATCATTCCAATCTTAAGAAGGCTGAAAATGGGGCAGACAGAGAGGGAGGATGGCGTAAAATCGCATTTAAAAAAAGCGGGGACCCCTACCATGGGAGGAGTGATCATCCTTCTCAGTGTGGTGATCACATCGCTGTTTTACATCCGGGATTACCCGAAGATCATACCAATCCTTTTTGTAACGCTGGGATTTGGTCTGATCGGATTCTTGGATGATTATCTGAAGGTGGTCATGAAGCGCTCAGACGGGTTATTTCCCAAACAAAAGATGGCCCTGCAGATTGTAGTGACAGCCGTATTTGCTTTCTATATGGTCCGGTTTACCGATGTTTCCCTTGCTATGCTGATCCCATTTACCGGCGGGAAATATCTGGATATCGGATGGCTTGCCATTCCGCTTATGTTCTTCGCGGTGATCGGAACGGTAAATGGAGTAAACTTTACTGATGGATTGGATGGCCTGGCTTCCAGTGTGACTGTTTTGGTCGCTACTTTCTTTACCGTGGTAGCTATCGGGACCGGAAGCGGGATCGAGCCTGTTACCTGCGCGGTAGTGGGGGCGCTCCTTGGATTTCTTCTGTTTAATGTGTATCCGGCAAGTGTGTTTATGGGAGATACCGGTTCTCTGGCGCTGGGAGGATTTGTGGCCTCCACGGCGTATATGCTCCAGATGCCTATTTTCATCCTGATCGTAGGCTTGATCTATCTGGTGGAGGTTCTCTCGGTCATGATCCAGGTGACATATTTTAAGAAGACGGGAGGAAAGCGGATCTTTAAGATGGCGCCGATCCATCATCATTTCGAACTGTGCGGATGGTCAGAGACCAGAGTGGTGGCGGTATTTTCTATTATCACAGCCCTTCTTTGTCTGGTGGCTCTGATGGCGATGTAA